The Xanthomonas fragariae genome has a segment encoding these proteins:
- a CDS encoding TonB-dependent receptor translates to MHSRTTTLALCITAALSCYGSAMAAGQEQQAPASAPPATTELDTITVTGYRASLEKSQSVKRSANSIVDAISAEDIGKFPDTNAAESLAHLPGVSVDRQFGEGEKVSINGTDPALNRVLLNGQTIASGDWGGNPSDTSGRTFNYTLLSPEIIGLMEVYKTPEARIDEGSIGGTVIVHTRKPLDLPANTVRGSVGYSYNDRSKDGNPRGSALWSWKNDDETFGALISATHDKQDISRAGIEYFGYTTGAKIPATATITGDGSDVATARVPAGISSAFFQQTRERDGLQGALQWKPNEQNEFNLTGIYIKGKYNNFSQARYVCPDCNNDLQKVTRANVQNGVVTSATVSDNTQGGVDDQPYAELDANYRESTVTTKSLNLRHDWSGEKWVFTSQIGATQATGGKNPEYLMKYLMQDGGYNYAFDGSKTAVNYDNGGASNWGLPGNPAGLPAGSQATGVTQAGGLYYEKSKDEEKYFQWDAARDLALGPFNKLQFGYKYINHANGVDARGNRINTTDPISLTQFNPGSTPSSLYGGLGASGDLTTWPTADLGAVRRYLLSQPQGPYGINYGGSFDVKEITQNVYTQLNFESGQWRGNIGVRLLDTTDKSEYWQSPDNGLSYSRVAETHEYRKALPSFNVAYDIADDAVLRFSAAKVMARPRYADLAGSFTVNSGNGNLTASGGNPDLKPYESTNYDLAAEWYFAPSSMLSGEVFYRDISSYIVSTTTTQPLNPAPPAIPGDYQVTTPTNASDAKVKGVSVNYQQTYGLGFGLQANYTFAKSNSSSGLNLPYLSRDTYNIIPYWEHGDWMVRVNYSFRSKYFTQIGRLASQDFADSYKQLDLTASYQITDAIGITFGATNLLDSTYRLFSESRDTPTAFYKNGRGYQAQLNFKF, encoded by the coding sequence ATGCACAGTCGCACCACGACGTTAGCACTCTGTATTACCGCCGCTCTGTCCTGCTACGGCTCTGCAATGGCTGCCGGACAAGAACAACAAGCCCCGGCCAGCGCGCCGCCGGCCACCACCGAGCTGGATACCATCACCGTCACCGGCTACCGCGCGTCGCTGGAAAAGAGCCAGTCGGTCAAGCGCTCGGCCAACTCGATCGTCGATGCGATCAGTGCCGAAGACATCGGCAAGTTTCCCGACACCAATGCCGCCGAGTCGCTGGCGCATTTACCCGGCGTCAGTGTCGATCGCCAATTCGGCGAAGGCGAAAAGGTCAGCATCAACGGTACCGACCCGGCATTGAACCGCGTGCTGCTCAACGGCCAGACCATCGCCTCCGGCGACTGGGGCGGCAACCCGAGCGACACCAGCGGCCGCACATTCAACTACACCCTGCTGTCGCCGGAAATCATCGGCTTGATGGAGGTCTACAAGACCCCGGAGGCACGCATCGACGAAGGCTCGATCGGCGGCACCGTGATCGTGCATACCCGCAAGCCGCTGGACTTGCCGGCCAACACGGTGCGCGGCTCGGTGGGGTATAGCTACAACGATCGCTCCAAAGACGGCAACCCGCGCGGTTCGGCGCTGTGGAGCTGGAAGAACGACGATGAAACCTTCGGCGCGTTGATTTCGGCCACCCACGACAAACAGGACATTTCGCGCGCCGGTATCGAATACTTCGGCTACACCACCGGCGCAAAGATTCCAGCCACGGCCACCATCACCGGCGACGGCAGCGATGTGGCCACCGCGCGCGTGCCAGCCGGTATCAGCAGTGCGTTCTTTCAGCAGACCCGCGAGCGCGACGGGCTGCAAGGTGCGTTGCAGTGGAAGCCGAACGAGCAGAACGAATTCAATCTGACCGGCATCTACATCAAGGGCAAGTACAACAATTTCAGCCAGGCACGCTATGTCTGCCCGGACTGCAACAACGATCTGCAGAAGGTCACCCGCGCCAATGTCCAGAATGGCGTGGTCACCTCTGCCACGGTGTCGGACAATACGCAGGGCGGTGTCGACGACCAGCCGTACGCAGAGCTGGATGCGAACTATCGCGAAAGTACCGTCACCACGAAGAGCCTGAACCTGCGTCACGACTGGTCCGGCGAAAAGTGGGTGTTCACCAGCCAGATTGGCGCTACCCAGGCGACCGGCGGCAAAAACCCCGAATACCTGATGAAATACCTGATGCAGGACGGTGGCTATAACTATGCCTTCGACGGTAGCAAAACTGCGGTCAACTACGACAACGGCGGCGCGTCCAACTGGGGCCTGCCGGGCAACCCGGCCGGTTTGCCTGCAGGGTCGCAGGCCACTGGCGTCACGCAGGCCGGCGGCCTGTACTACGAGAAGAGCAAGGACGAAGAAAAATACTTCCAGTGGGATGCGGCGCGCGATCTGGCGCTGGGGCCGTTCAACAAGTTGCAGTTCGGCTACAAATACATCAACCACGCCAACGGCGTAGATGCGCGCGGCAACCGCATCAACACTACCGACCCGATCTCGCTGACCCAGTTCAACCCCGGCAGCACGCCCAGCAGCCTGTACGGCGGCCTGGGCGCCAGCGGCGACCTGACCACCTGGCCGACTGCCGACCTGGGTGCGGTACGCCGCTATCTGCTGTCGCAGCCGCAGGGTCCGTATGGCATCAACTACGGTGGATCGTTCGACGTGAAGGAAATTACCCAGAACGTCTACACCCAGCTGAACTTCGAATCGGGCCAATGGCGCGGCAATATCGGCGTGCGCCTGCTCGACACCACCGACAAGTCGGAATACTGGCAGAGTCCAGATAATGGCCTGAGCTACTCGCGCGTTGCGGAAACGCACGAGTACCGCAAAGCGCTGCCGAGCTTCAACGTGGCCTACGACATCGCCGATGACGCCGTGCTGCGCTTCTCGGCGGCCAAGGTCATGGCACGCCCGCGCTACGCCGATCTGGCCGGTTCGTTCACTGTCAACAGCGGCAATGGCAATCTGACCGCCAGCGGCGGCAACCCGGACCTGAAACCTTACGAATCCACCAACTACGACCTGGCCGCCGAGTGGTACTTCGCACCGTCCAGCATGCTGTCGGGTGAAGTGTTCTATCGCGACATCAGTTCCTACATCGTCAGCACGACCACCACCCAGCCGTTGAATCCCGCGCCACCAGCCATTCCCGGCGATTATCAAGTCACCACACCAACCAACGCCTCAGACGCCAAGGTCAAGGGTGTCTCGGTCAACTATCAGCAGACCTACGGACTGGGCTTCGGATTGCAGGCCAACTACACCTTTGCCAAATCCAATTCCAGCTCCGGCTTGAACCTGCCCTACCTGTCGCGCGATACGTACAACATTATCCCGTACTGGGAACATGGCGACTGGATGGTGCGTGTGAACTACAGCTTCCGTTCCAAGTACTTTACCCAGATCGGCCGCCTGGCCTCGCAGGACTTCGCAGACAGCTACAAGCAGCTGGATCTGACCGCCTCGTATCAGATCACCGACGCGATAGGCATCACCTTCGGCGCAACCAACCTGCTGGATTCCACCTACCGGTTGTTCAGCGAAAGCCGCGATACCCCAACGGCGTTCTACAAGAACGGCCGCGGTTATCAGGCCCAGTTGAACTTCAAGTTCTGA
- a CDS encoding glycosyl hydrolase family 18 protein — protein sequence MSKRLTWILLALAFACAPALAKNPTALFYLMNTQKSTNAFLANVDKIDVVVPTWYGVDQNGLVNGTPNMYLYNIAKQNRIRVMPILSMTTGRDGFHKLMHDEAAKKRMIESLLIHGKQNQYDGFQFDFENIAWTDRDAYTLMVKQTADALHKAGFKLSVAVVPNAPGHAEGGQFSKWMWEYWRGGYDLKALGQAADLVSIMTYDQHTRWTTPGPVDGMVWMKKHLDYAITQVPKEKLSLGIATYGYRWYTGNPVKEDGTEASNIAATYIDADESFPLAIEQNATVQWDPVEQESWFYFYRDDMREWVFRPDARSFKARYDLVKQYGLEGFSCWVLGAEDPKVWDALPTAQR from the coding sequence ATGAGCAAGCGATTGACCTGGATACTGCTCGCGCTGGCGTTTGCCTGTGCGCCTGCCTTGGCGAAAAATCCCACGGCGTTGTTCTATCTGATGAACACGCAGAAATCGACCAACGCGTTCCTGGCCAATGTCGACAAAATCGATGTAGTGGTGCCGACGTGGTACGGCGTGGACCAAAACGGCCTGGTCAACGGCACGCCCAACATGTACCTCTACAACATCGCCAAGCAGAACAGGATACGCGTGATGCCGATCCTGTCGATGACCACCGGTCGCGATGGTTTCCACAAGTTGATGCACGACGAAGCCGCCAAGAAACGCATGATCGAATCGCTGCTGATTCACGGCAAACAAAATCAGTACGACGGCTTCCAGTTCGATTTCGAAAACATCGCCTGGACCGACCGCGATGCCTACACGCTGATGGTCAAGCAGACTGCCGATGCGCTGCACAAGGCCGGTTTCAAGCTGTCGGTGGCGGTGGTACCGAATGCGCCGGGCCATGCCGAAGGCGGCCAGTTCTCCAAGTGGATGTGGGAATACTGGCGCGGTGGGTACGACCTCAAGGCGCTGGGCCAGGCCGCGGATCTGGTCAGCATCATGACCTACGACCAGCACACCCGCTGGACCACGCCCGGCCCGGTAGACGGCATGGTGTGGATGAAGAAGCATCTGGATTACGCGATCACCCAGGTGCCGAAGGAAAAGCTCTCGCTCGGCATCGCCACCTACGGCTATCGCTGGTACACCGGCAACCCGGTCAAGGAAGACGGCACCGAAGCGTCGAACATCGCGGCCACGTATATCGATGCCGACGAATCGTTCCCGCTGGCGATCGAACAGAACGCCACCGTGCAGTGGGATCCGGTCGAACAGGAATCGTGGTTCTACTTCTATCGCGACGATATGCGCGAGTGGGTGTTCCGCCCCGACGCGCGCAGCTTCAAGGCACGCTATGACCTGGTGAAGCAGTACGGCCTGGAAGGTTTCAGCTGCTGGGTGCTGGGCGCCGAAGACCCGAAGGTGTGGGACGCGTTGCCGACCGCGCAGCGCTAA
- a CDS encoding glucokinase family protein, giving the protein MEAVAFSNLETFVAADVGGTHVRLALVCESADARKPVTVLDYRKYRCADYPGLAEIMVAYFAQLGCGPVKRGVIASAGYALEDGSVITANLPWVLAPGQIRRQLDMQALHLVNDFEAVAYAANYMACNQVMQLSGPPQGAPGPALVLGPGTGLGAALWIPNGANPVVLPTEAGHAALAAASDLEVALLQELRRTRTHVATEHLLSGPGLLNLYTALAALRGEPAIRTSPADVTAAALAGNDVLAREALQAFCGFMGSVVGDLMLLYGVRSGVYLAGGFLPQIATFIAGSDFVVRLLDKGALRPALEQVPVSIVEHGQLGVIGAASWFLQHGR; this is encoded by the coding sequence ATGGAAGCGGTGGCCTTTTCGAATCTCGAAACCTTCGTTGCCGCCGACGTTGGGGGCACGCATGTGCGCCTGGCGCTGGTGTGCGAAAGCGCCGACGCGCGCAAGCCGGTCACTGTGCTGGACTACCGCAAATACCGCTGCGCCGACTATCCAGGTCTTGCCGAGATCATGGTCGCGTACTTCGCACAGCTGGGTTGTGGGCCGGTAAAGCGCGGCGTCATTGCCAGCGCCGGTTACGCCTTGGAAGACGGTAGCGTGATCACCGCCAACCTGCCATGGGTGCTGGCGCCCGGGCAGATTCGACGCCAGCTCGATATGCAAGCGTTGCATCTGGTCAACGATTTCGAAGCGGTTGCCTACGCGGCCAATTACATGGCCTGCAATCAGGTCATGCAGTTGTCCGGCCCGCCGCAAGGCGCACCTGGCCCTGCGCTGGTGCTCGGCCCGGGCACCGGCCTGGGCGCTGCGCTGTGGATTCCCAACGGCGCCAACCCGGTGGTGTTGCCGACCGAAGCCGGTCACGCCGCGCTCGCGGCAGCTAGCGATCTGGAAGTGGCGTTGCTCCAGGAACTGCGCCGCACGCGCACGCACGTGGCCACCGAGCACCTGCTCTCCGGCCCCGGCCTGCTGAATTTGTATACCGCACTGGCTGCACTGCGCGGCGAGCCCGCAATCCGCACCAGCCCTGCCGACGTCACCGCTGCCGCCCTCGCGGGCAATGATGTGTTGGCGCGCGAGGCGTTGCAGGCGTTCTGCGGCTTCATGGGCAGCGTGGTCGGTGACTTGATGCTGCTCTACGGCGTGCGCAGTGGCGTCTATCTGGCCGGTGGCTTCCTGCCGCAGATCGCCACATTCATTGCCGGCAGCGATTTCGTCGTGCGCCTGCTCGACAAGGGCGCGTTGCGCCCTGCGCTGGAGCAGGTGCCGGTCAGCATCGTCGAGCACGGGCAGCTCGGTGTGATTGGCGCGGCCAGCTGGTTTCTGCAGCACGGCCGCTGA
- a CDS encoding type IV secretory system conjugative DNA transfer family protein, whose translation MSSKGKVGVAAIVLILALVAGMYLSGFIALALLKVQVPLKATTYLDYWKALDLPQVKPYVLRIKISGILGFGLPLLGWALLLIPMLKSKQQSLHGDASFATVADLKKAGMLDKKPESILVGKLKGRYIYINGALHVIVVAPTRSGKTTSIAIPVLLTYQQSMVVLDLKGELFKATSGWRASQGQQIYVWAPYATDGRTHRFNPLTLVPDDPRERIASIQTMAAILYPDEPGKDSFWVTQPRAAFVAFACFIFERWDHRRSQGFDGVDDPNQSLLFPSLERILRFSSGGDGGESTAALLKNILTNKNYSYISPQTRSTFNALAGLAEQTFSSVMATMQAPLQQFLSPILAAATNATDIDVTAIRKRLTTVYVIIPTQKLDESSKLLNIFFSSVIGNNLDKQLNEDPELKYQMLMLMDEFTAMGRVDVWAKRISISASYGVRDLCIIQSQSQLRSTYGTDDAQNFITNHAASIVFPPREQEDANAYSDMLGYRTIRKHNRSTSRGGGTSNVSYSYTEERRALMLPQEIKELPGDNELLFFEGSKPILCEKNWFFKDKVLKNRIMDPVTVPALARDQAAK comes from the coding sequence ATGAGTAGTAAGGGAAAAGTGGGCGTTGCAGCGATCGTGTTGATCCTTGCATTGGTTGCCGGGATGTACCTGTCCGGTTTCATCGCCTTGGCGCTGCTGAAGGTGCAGGTGCCGCTGAAAGCCACGACGTATCTGGACTATTGGAAGGCGCTCGACCTGCCGCAGGTAAAGCCTTATGTCCTGCGCATCAAGATCAGCGGCATCCTCGGCTTCGGCTTGCCTCTGCTGGGTTGGGCGCTGCTGCTGATCCCGATGCTCAAGAGCAAACAGCAATCCCTGCACGGAGACGCCAGCTTCGCCACCGTCGCCGATCTGAAAAAAGCCGGAATGCTGGACAAAAAGCCGGAAAGCATCCTGGTCGGCAAACTCAAGGGCCGCTATATCTACATCAACGGTGCGCTGCACGTCATCGTGGTGGCACCCACGCGTTCGGGCAAAACCACCTCCATTGCCATCCCCGTGCTGCTGACCTACCAACAGTCCATGGTGGTGCTCGACCTGAAAGGCGAATTGTTCAAGGCCACCAGCGGGTGGCGCGCCTCGCAAGGTCAACAGATCTATGTCTGGGCGCCGTATGCCACCGATGGCAGGACCCACCGCTTCAATCCACTCACGCTGGTGCCGGACGATCCGCGCGAGCGTATCGCCTCCATCCAGACCATGGCGGCGATCTTGTATCCGGACGAACCAGGGAAAGACAGCTTCTGGGTCACCCAGCCACGCGCTGCGTTCGTGGCGTTCGCTTGTTTCATATTCGAGCGATGGGACCACCGGCGCAGCCAAGGCTTCGATGGCGTGGACGATCCCAACCAGAGCCTGCTCTTTCCCAGTCTGGAGCGCATCCTGCGCTTCTCCAGCGGCGGTGACGGTGGCGAGAGCACCGCCGCGCTGTTGAAAAATATTCTCACCAATAAAAACTACAGTTACATCAGCCCGCAGACGCGCTCGACCTTCAACGCACTGGCCGGCCTGGCCGAGCAGACCTTCTCCTCGGTCATGGCCACCATGCAGGCGCCGCTGCAGCAGTTTCTGAGCCCGATCCTGGCGGCGGCCACCAATGCCACCGACATCGACGTCACTGCGATCCGCAAACGACTCACCACTGTGTACGTCATTATCCCGACTCAGAAACTGGACGAAAGCAGTAAGCTGCTGAATATCTTTTTCAGTTCGGTGATCGGCAACAATCTCGACAAACAGCTCAACGAAGACCCCGAGCTCAAATATCAGATGCTGATGCTGATGGACGAATTCACCGCCATGGGCCGGGTCGATGTATGGGCCAAGCGCATCTCGATCTCGGCCAGCTACGGCGTGCGCGATTTGTGCATCATCCAGAGCCAATCGCAATTGCGTTCCACCTATGGCACCGACGACGCCCAGAATTTCATCACCAACCACGCCGCCAGCATCGTGTTCCCACCCCGCGAGCAGGAAGACGCCAACGCCTACAGCGATATGCTGGGCTACCGAACGATCCGCAAGCACAATCGCTCCACCAGCCGCGGCGGCGGCACAAGCAACGTGTCCTACAGCTACACCGAAGAACGCCGCGCCTTGATGCTGCCGCAGGAAATCAAGGAGCTGCCCGGCGACAACGAGCTGCTGTTCTTCGAAGGCAGCAAGCCGATCCTGTGCGAGAAGAACTGGTTCTTCAAGGACAAGGTGCTGAAGAACCGCATCATGGACCCGGTGACGGTGCCTGCACTGGCACGGGATCAGGCGGCGAAGTAA
- a CDS encoding alpha-L-fucosidase, whose protein sequence is MTIDRRNRTASFCNHAEAAPSTRALALALLLACPVLSVQAAESPTAPTAATLSPEQIDRQWLSATAKYAPERARRLRKAERGARNGPFRPDWTALKAYQSPAWYDNAKFGIFIHWGVFSVPAFGSEWYSRNMYLEGSKEFAHHVATYGPQARFGYKDLIPKFTATRFDPNGWARLFRDSGARYVVPVAEHHDGFALYDSKLSDWTAVKMGPKRDLLGELSKSIRAQGLHFGLSSHRAEHNWFFDGGRKFDSDVNDPRYAALYGPAQVRLPGKDDADVANDWTPVSQAWLDDWLARTTELIDTYQPDLIYFDWWIAHPTFRSSLPTMLAYYYNQGAARTAADRGVVVNYKLGAFPEGAGTLDIERGQLTGIHPTHWQTDTSVSNASWGYIENDTYKSPTFIIHMLADVVAKNGNLMLNIGPRADGSIPDAERGILLSIGKWLKTNGGAIYDSKPWRVYGEGPTEVVGGTFQDVKTKPYTAEDFRFTTRDGALYAIELGWPAGGKAVIRSLAAADGVRGVTLLANGKKVAFDQQADGLHLTLPAKPVGAHAYVLRIDLSSSTP, encoded by the coding sequence ATGACGATCGATCGCCGCAACCGCACGGCTTCCTTCTGCAACCACGCCGAAGCTGCACCCAGCACTCGGGCGCTTGCGCTCGCGCTGCTGCTGGCATGCCCGGTGTTGTCGGTGCAGGCGGCCGAGTCTCCCACCGCGCCGACCGCCGCCACGCTCAGCCCGGAACAGATCGATCGGCAGTGGCTCAGCGCCACCGCCAAGTACGCACCCGAGCGCGCGCGGCGGCTGCGCAAAGCCGAGCGAGGCGCGCGCAATGGGCCGTTCCGCCCCGACTGGACGGCGCTGAAGGCGTATCAATCGCCGGCGTGGTACGACAACGCCAAGTTCGGCATCTTCATCCATTGGGGCGTGTTCTCGGTGCCGGCGTTCGGCAGCGAGTGGTATTCGCGCAACATGTATCTAGAAGGCTCCAAGGAATTCGCGCATCACGTGGCGACCTATGGCCCGCAGGCACGTTTCGGCTACAAGGATCTGATCCCCAAGTTCACCGCGACCAGGTTCGACCCCAATGGCTGGGCCAGACTGTTCCGCGACTCCGGCGCGCGTTATGTGGTGCCGGTGGCCGAACACCATGATGGCTTCGCGCTATACGACTCAAAGTTGTCGGACTGGACGGCGGTGAAGATGGGGCCCAAACGCGATCTGCTGGGCGAATTGTCCAAGTCGATCCGCGCGCAGGGGCTGCACTTCGGGTTGTCCTCGCACCGCGCCGAACACAACTGGTTCTTCGATGGCGGGCGCAAATTCGATTCGGACGTCAACGACCCACGCTATGCCGCGCTATACGGCCCGGCGCAGGTCCGCCTGCCCGGCAAGGACGATGCCGATGTGGCCAACGACTGGACGCCGGTCTCGCAGGCGTGGTTGGACGACTGGTTGGCGCGCACCACCGAGTTGATCGACACCTATCAGCCGGACCTGATCTATTTCGATTGGTGGATCGCCCACCCCACCTTCCGCAGCAGTTTGCCGACCATGCTGGCGTACTACTACAACCAGGGCGCGGCGCGCACCGCAGCCGACCGCGGCGTGGTGGTGAACTACAAGCTCGGCGCATTCCCCGAAGGCGCCGGCACGCTGGATATCGAGCGTGGCCAGCTCACCGGCATCCATCCTACCCACTGGCAGACCGACACCTCGGTGAGCAATGCCTCGTGGGGCTACATCGAAAACGACACCTACAAGTCGCCGACCTTCATCATCCACATGCTGGCCGACGTGGTGGCCAAGAACGGCAACCTGATGCTCAACATCGGCCCGCGCGCGGATGGCTCGATCCCGGATGCCGAGCGCGGGATTCTGCTTTCGATCGGCAAGTGGCTCAAGACCAACGGTGGCGCGATCTACGACAGCAAGCCGTGGCGCGTGTATGGCGAAGGCCCGACCGAAGTGGTGGGCGGCACCTTCCAAGACGTCAAGACCAAGCCGTATACGGCCGAAGATTTCCGCTTCACCACGCGCGATGGCGCGTTGTATGCGATCGAACTCGGTTGGCCGGCCGGTGGCAAGGCGGTGATCCGTTCGCTCGCCGCGGCCGATGGCGTACGCGGCGTGACGCTGCTGGCCAACGGCAAGAAGGTGGCGTTCGATCAGCAAGCCGATGGCCTGCACCTGACCCTGCCGGCCAAGCCGGTGGGCGCACACGCCTACGTGCTGCGCATCGATCTTTCTTCTTCCACTCCCTGA